One Alkalicoccus halolimnae DNA segment encodes these proteins:
- the nirB gene encoding nitrite reductase large subunit NirB — translation MKKLVLIGNGMAGIRTIEEIIKREPEQYEITIFGSEPYPNYNRILLSLVLQGDSKVDDIVLNDYDWYKNYGIVLHSGDEVTKVDTENQLVYSSEGKEVPYDKLIFATGSNPFMLPIDGADKEGVIAFRDIKDCETMISTSKSYKKAAVIGGGLLGLEAARGLLNLDMEVDVIHIQDYLMERQLDEPAADMLKKELEDQGMNFLMGKETVKIRGKNRVSSLLFKDGSSIKADLIVMAIGIKPNIALAKEAGLEVERAIVVDDYMQTSAPNVYAVGECVQHRGMVYGLVAPLYEQGKVLAEHITSQTPEQTAGYEGTLLYTQLKVSGVDVFSAGEFVDKEDTKAIRVHDEFEGIYKKVVVRDNKVIGSVLFGDTSDSPRLLDMMKSEQDISEMNKVSILPSEQERGTGESPVVAMAESETICGCNGVCKGDITDAVKTKELSSVQEVTQVTNAGRSCGGCKPLVSDLLEHTLGEEFNKADQKQPMCGCTDHTHEEVQAEIKEKHLTLVREVMNVLEWENKEGCSSCRPAINYYINMVHPLEAEDDANSRFINERVHANIQNDGTFSVVPRMYGGVTNPDELRKIANVADKYNVKMVKVTGGQRLDLLGVNKEDLPGMWEELGMPSGHAYGKAVRTVKTCVGQDFCRFGTQDSIQMGIDIEKKFQGVQTPHKVKMGVSACPRNCAESMIKDIGIVGLQGAWEMYVGGNGGIDLRQGELLCTVETDQEVLDMISAYMQYYRESARYLERTSHWIERLGLEHVKAVVVDDKKRQAELIERMETTLSTFNEPWEQIIQDGKIKQDYYEVKVTS, via the coding sequence ATGAAGAAACTGGTTTTAATAGGAAACGGCATGGCAGGGATCCGCACAATTGAAGAAATCATCAAACGTGAACCTGAGCAGTATGAGATTACGATATTTGGAAGCGAACCGTATCCGAACTACAACCGTATTCTTCTTTCCTTAGTCCTGCAGGGAGACAGTAAAGTGGATGACATCGTGTTAAACGATTACGACTGGTATAAAAATTACGGTATTGTCCTTCACTCGGGGGACGAAGTAACAAAGGTCGATACAGAAAATCAGCTCGTATACAGCTCCGAAGGAAAAGAAGTACCTTACGATAAACTCATTTTTGCTACCGGCTCCAATCCCTTTATGCTTCCAATCGATGGAGCGGACAAGGAAGGGGTTATAGCTTTTCGTGACATCAAGGACTGCGAAACGATGATAAGCACCTCCAAGTCCTATAAGAAGGCAGCGGTAATAGGCGGCGGTCTTCTCGGACTGGAAGCGGCACGCGGTCTGCTGAATCTCGATATGGAAGTGGATGTCATACACATCCAGGATTATTTAATGGAGAGACAGCTGGACGAACCGGCTGCCGATATGCTGAAAAAAGAACTGGAAGATCAGGGAATGAATTTCCTGATGGGAAAAGAAACAGTAAAAATACGCGGGAAGAACAGGGTGTCGAGTCTGTTGTTTAAAGACGGATCTTCGATTAAAGCAGATTTAATCGTCATGGCGATTGGCATTAAGCCGAATATTGCGCTTGCGAAAGAAGCAGGACTGGAAGTGGAACGGGCCATCGTCGTCGATGACTACATGCAGACGAGTGCGCCGAACGTTTATGCCGTAGGAGAATGTGTGCAGCACCGGGGCATGGTTTACGGGCTGGTCGCTCCTCTTTACGAACAGGGTAAAGTACTTGCAGAACATATTACGAGTCAAACCCCGGAACAAACAGCCGGATATGAAGGGACGCTGCTCTATACTCAACTGAAAGTTTCCGGCGTGGATGTTTTTTCAGCCGGAGAGTTTGTGGATAAAGAAGATACGAAAGCGATCCGGGTGCATGATGAATTCGAAGGCATCTATAAAAAAGTCGTCGTCCGTGACAACAAAGTTATTGGTTCTGTGCTTTTCGGAGATACCTCCGACTCCCCGCGTCTGCTCGATATGATGAAGTCGGAACAGGACATTTCAGAAATGAATAAAGTTTCGATTCTCCCTTCGGAGCAGGAAAGAGGCACGGGAGAAAGTCCCGTTGTCGCCATGGCCGAATCCGAGACGATATGCGGCTGTAACGGAGTGTGCAAAGGAGATATTACAGACGCTGTAAAAACGAAGGAATTATCTTCCGTCCAGGAAGTCACGCAGGTGACAAACGCCGGCCGTTCCTGCGGCGGCTGTAAACCGCTCGTCTCTGATCTGCTTGAACACACGCTCGGTGAAGAATTTAATAAAGCAGACCAGAAGCAGCCGATGTGCGGCTGTACGGATCACACTCATGAAGAAGTCCAGGCGGAAATTAAAGAAAAGCACCTCACGCTCGTCCGCGAAGTGATGAATGTGCTTGAGTGGGAAAATAAAGAAGGGTGCTCATCGTGCCGTCCGGCCATTAACTACTACATTAATATGGTTCATCCGCTGGAAGCGGAAGACGATGCCAACTCCCGGTTCATTAATGAAAGAGTGCACGCGAACATCCAAAACGACGGGACATTTTCTGTTGTTCCCCGCATGTACGGAGGAGTCACAAATCCGGACGAACTACGGAAGATTGCCAACGTAGCCGACAAGTATAATGTCAAAATGGTAAAAGTTACGGGCGGGCAGCGCCTTGACCTGCTCGGAGTCAACAAAGAAGATCTTCCCGGAATGTGGGAGGAGCTCGGGATGCCGTCCGGACATGCCTACGGAAAAGCAGTGCGCACAGTGAAAACATGTGTAGGACAGGATTTCTGCCGCTTCGGCACCCAGGATTCGATTCAGATGGGCATCGATATCGAAAAGAAATTCCAGGGCGTCCAGACACCTCATAAAGTGAAAATGGGTGTTTCTGCCTGCCCGCGTAACTGTGCAGAATCTATGATAAAAGATATTGGTATCGTTGGACTGCAGGGAGCCTGGGAAATGTATGTAGGTGGAAACGGCGGAATCGATCTGCGTCAGGGAGAGCTGCTTTGTACAGTAGAAACCGATCAGGAAGTACTCGACATGATAAGTGCCTACATGCAGTATTACCGGGAGAGCGCACGTTATCTGGAAAGAACTTCCCACTGGATCGAACGGCTCGGACTCGAGCACGTGAAAGCTGTCGTTGTTGACGATAAGAAACGGCAGGCGGAGCTGATTGAGCGGATGGAAACTACTCTTTCTACGTTTAACGAACCGTGGGAACAGATTATACAAGATGGGAAAATAAAGCAGGACTACTACGAAGTAAAAGTAACTTCTTAA